In Candidatus Vicinibacter proximus, the genomic stretch TCATGGCAGCTGTGGAAATTACCAATGCGGATGCGGTGCATCCTGGTTATGGATTCCTGGCAGAGAATGCGGAATTTGCAGAGATCTGCACCCAATATGGCGTAAAATTTATCGGCCCCACACCGGATCAGATTCGTAAAATGGGGGATAAAATAACCGCCAAGGATACCATGATCAAATGTGGTGTTCCCGTTGTTCCCGGTTCTGAAGGATTGTTGAAAGACACCAAGCAGGGGAAAAAAGTGGCTGCTGAAATCGGTTATCCTGTCATTCTGAAAGCAACTGCCGGCGGTGGGGGAAAAGGTATGCGTATCGTGTGGAAGGAAGAGGAGTTTGAACATGCCTGGAATACGGCCCGTCAGGAGGCTAAAGCAGCTTTTACCAACGACGGAGTCTATATGGAAAAATACGTGGAAGAACCACGGCACATAGAGTTTCAAATCGTAGGAGATCAGTATGGCAAAGTAGTCCATCTCTCAGAAAGAGATTGCTCCATCCAGCGACGTCATCAGAAGCTGGTGGAAGAAAGTCCGTCTCCTTTTATGACCCCTGAGTTGAGGGATAAAATGGGGGAAGCCGCAATTCTTGCCGGAAAAGCCATCAACTACGAAGGAGTCGGTACTGTCGAGTTTCTCGTGGACAAATACCGCAACTTTTACTTCATGGAGATGAATACCCGAATCCAGGTGGAACATCCAGTGACAGAA encodes the following:
- the accC gene encoding acetyl-CoA carboxylase biotin carboxylase subunit, producing the protein MFQKILIANRGEIALRIIRTCKEMGIKTVAIYSTADRESLHVRFADEAVCIGPPASSQSYLNIPKIMAAVEITNADAVHPGYGFLAENAEFAEICTQYGVKFIGPTPDQIRKMGDKITAKDTMIKCGVPVVPGSEGLLKDTKQGKKVAAEIGYPVILKATAGGGGKGMRIVWKEEEFEHAWNTARQEAKAAFTNDGVYMEKYVEEPRHIEFQIVGDQYGKVVHLSERDCSIQRRHQKLVEESPSPFMTPELRDKMGEAAILAGKAINYEGVGTVEFLVDKYRNFYFMEMNTRIQVEHPVTEEVIDHDLIKEQIKVAAGIPISGKNYIPNLHAIEVRINAEDPYNDFRPCPGKITTLHTSKGHGVRVDTHVYSGYTVPPYYDSMIAKLICKAQTREECITKMERALDEFILEGIKTTIPFHKQLMRNEAFRSGDFNTGFLNTFVLEPEKPGK